In the genome of Streptococcus mitis, one region contains:
- the rplB gene encoding 50S ribosomal protein L2 (one of the primary rRNA-binding proteins; required for association of the 30S and 50S subunits to form the 70S ribosome, for tRNA binding and peptide bond formation), which yields MGIRVYKPTTNGRRNMTSLDFAEITTSTPEKSLLVALKSKAGRNNNGRITVRHQGGGHKRFYRLVDFKRNKDNVEAVVKTIEYDPNRSANIALVHYTDGVKAYIIAPKGLEVGQRIVSGPEADIKVGNALPLANIPVGTLIHNIELKPGRGGELVRAAGASAQVLGSEGKYVLVRLQSGEVRMILGTCRATVGVVGNEQHGLVNLGKAGRSRWKGIRPTVRGSVMNPNDHPHGGGEGKAPVGRKAPSTPWGKPALGLKTRNKKAKSDKLIVRRRNEK from the coding sequence GTGGGAATTCGTGTTTATAAACCAACAACAAACGGTCGCCGTAATATGACTTCTTTGGATTTCGCTGAAATCACAACAAGCACTCCTGAAAAATCATTGCTTGTTGCATTGAAGAGCAAGGCTGGTCGTAACAACAACGGTCGTATCACAGTTCGTCACCAAGGTGGTGGACACAAACGTTTCTACCGTTTGGTTGACTTCAAACGTAACAAAGACAACGTTGAAGCGGTTGTTAAAACAATCGAGTACGATCCAAATCGTTCTGCAAACATCGCTCTTGTACACTACACTGACGGTGTGAAAGCATACATCATCGCTCCAAAAGGTCTTGAAGTAGGTCAACGTATCGTTTCAGGTCCAGAAGCAGATATCAAAGTCGGAAACGCTCTTCCACTTGCTAACATCCCAGTTGGTACTTTGATCCACAACATCGAGTTGAAACCAGGTCGTGGTGGTGAATTGGTACGTGCTGCTGGAGCATCTGCTCAAGTATTGGGTTCTGAAGGTAAATACGTTCTTGTTCGTCTTCAATCAGGTGAAGTTCGTATGATTCTTGGAACTTGCCGTGCTACAGTTGGTGTTGTCGGAAACGAACAACATGGACTTGTAAACCTTGGTAAAGCAGGACGTAGCCGTTGGAAAGGTATCCGCCCAACAGTTCGTGGTTCTGTAATGAACCCTAACGATCACCCACACGGTGGTGGTGAAGGTAAAGCACCAGTTGGTCGTAAAGCGCCATCTACTCCATGGGGCAAACCTGCTCTTGGTCTTAAAACTCGTAACAAGAAAGCGAAATCTGACAAACTTATCGTTCGTCGTCGCAACGAGAAATAA
- a CDS encoding 50S ribosomal protein L23 codes for MNLYDVIKKPVITESSMAQLEAGKYVFEVDTRAHKLLIKQAVEAAFEGVKVANVNTINVKPKAKRVGRYTGFTNKTKKAIITLTADSKAIELFAAEAE; via the coding sequence ATGAATTTGTATGATGTTATCAAAAAACCTGTCATCACTGAAAGCTCAATGGCTCAACTTGAAGCAGGGAAATATGTATTTGAAGTTGACACTCGTGCACACAAACTTTTGATCAAGCAAGCTGTTGAAGCTGCTTTCGAAGGTGTTAAAGTTGCCAACGTTAACACAATCAACGTAAAACCTAAAGCTAAACGTGTTGGACGTTACACTGGTTTTACTAACAAAACTAAAAAAGCTATCATCACACTTACAGCTGATTCAAAAGCAATCGAGTTGTTTGCTGCTGAAGCTGAATAA
- a CDS encoding 50S ribosomal protein L4 — protein MANVTLFDQTGKEAGQVVLNDAVFGIEPNESVVFDVIISQRASLRQGTHAVKNRSAVSGGGRKPWRQKGTGRARQGSIRSPQWRGGGVVFGPTQRSYGYKLPQKVRRLALKSVYSEKVAENKFVAVDALSFTAPKTAEFAKVLAALSIDSKVLVILEEGNEFAALSARNLPNVKVATATTASVLDIANSDKLLVTQAAISKIEEVLA, from the coding sequence ATGGCAAACGTAACATTATTTGACCAAACTGGTAAAGAAGCTGGCCAAGTTGTTCTTAACGATGCAGTATTTGGTATTGAACCAAATGAATCAGTTGTGTTTGATGTGATCATCAGCCAACGCGCAAGCCTTCGTCAAGGAACACACGCTGTTAAAAACCGCTCTGCAGTATCAGGTGGTGGACGCAAACCATGGCGTCAAAAAGGGACTGGACGTGCTCGTCAAGGTTCTATCCGCTCACCACAATGGCGTGGTGGTGGTGTTGTCTTCGGACCAACTCAACGTTCATACGGCTACAAACTTCCACAAAAAGTTCGTCGCCTAGCTCTTAAATCAGTTTACTCTGAAAAAGTTGCTGAAAACAAATTCGTAGCTGTAGACGCTCTTTCATTTACAGCTCCAAAAACTGCTGAATTTGCAAAAGTTCTTGCAGCATTGAGCATCGATTCTAAAGTTCTTGTTATCCTTGAAGAAGGAAATGAATTCGCAGCTCTTTCAGCTCGTAACCTTCCAAACGTGAAAGTTGCAACTGCTACAACTGCAAGTGTTCTTGACATCGCAAATAGCGACAAACTTCTTGTCACACAAGCAGCTATCTCTAAAATCGAGGAGGTTCTTGCATAA
- a CDS encoding 50S ribosomal protein L3, with amino-acid sequence MTKGILGKKVGMTQIFTEAGELIPVTVIEATPNVVLQVKTVETDGYNAIQVGFDDKREVLSNKPAKGHVAKANTAPKRFIREFKNVEGLEVGAEITVETFAAGDVVDVTGTSKGKGFQGVIKRHGQSRGPMAHGSRYHRRPGSMGPVAPNRVFKGKNLAGRMGGDRVTIQNLEVVQVVPEKNVILIKGNVPGAKKSLITIKSAVKAGK; translated from the coding sequence ATGACAAAAGGAATCTTAGGGAAAAAAGTGGGAATGACTCAAATCTTCACTGAAGCTGGCGAATTGATCCCTGTAACAGTTATTGAAGCAACTCCAAACGTTGTTCTTCAAGTTAAAACTGTTGAGACAGACGGATACAACGCTATCCAAGTTGGTTTCGATGACAAACGCGAAGTATTGAGCAACAAACCTGCTAAAGGACATGTAGCGAAAGCTAACACGGCTCCTAAGCGCTTCATTCGTGAATTCAAAAACGTTGAAGGCTTGGAAGTTGGTGCTGAAATCACAGTTGAAACATTCGCAGCTGGAGACGTTGTTGACGTAACTGGTACTTCTAAAGGTAAAGGTTTCCAAGGTGTTATCAAGCGCCACGGACAATCACGTGGACCAATGGCTCACGGTTCTCGTTACCACCGTCGTCCAGGTTCTATGGGACCTGTTGCACCTAACCGCGTATTCAAAGGTAAAAACCTTGCAGGACGTATGGGTGGCGACCGCGTAACAATTCAAAACCTTGAAGTTGTACAAGTTGTTCCAGAAAAGAACGTTATCCTTATCAAAGGTAACGTACCAGGTGCTAAGAAATCTCTTATCACTATCAAATCAGCAGTTAAAGCTGGTAAATAA
- a CDS encoding 30S ribosomal protein S10 produces MANKKIRIRLKAYEHRTLDTAAAKIVESATRTGAQVAGPIPLPTERSLYTIIRATHKYKDSREQFEMRTHKRLIDIVNPTQKTVDALMKLDLPSGVNVEIKL; encoded by the coding sequence ATGGCAAACAAAAAAATCCGTATCCGTTTGAAAGCTTACGAACACCGTACGCTTGACACAGCGGCTGCAAAAATCGTAGAATCAGCTACTCGTACAGGTGCTCAAGTTGCGGGTCCAATCCCACTTCCAACTGAACGTAGCCTCTACACAATTATTCGTGCGACTCACAAATACAAAGACTCTCGCGAACAATTTGAAATGCGTACACACAAACGTTTGATCGATATCGTTAACCCAACTCAAAAAACAGTTGATGCTTTGATGAAATTGGATCTTCCAAGTGGTGTAAACGTAGAAATCAAACTTTAA
- a CDS encoding ribonucleoside-triphosphate reductase activating protein yields the protein MNNPKPQEWKSEELSQGRIIDYKAFNFVDGEGVRNSLYVSGCMFHCEGCYNVATWSFNAGIPYTAELEEQIMADLAQPYVQGLTLLGGEPFLNTGILLPLVKRIRKELPDKDIWSWTGYTWEEMMLETQDKLELLSLIDILVDGRYDRTKRNLMLQFRGSSNQRIIDVQKSLKSGQVVTWDKLNDGKESYEQVKRE from the coding sequence ATGAATAATCCAAAACCACAAGAATGGAAAAGCGAGGAACTTAGTCAAGGTCGTATCATTGACTACAAGGCCTTTAACTTTGTTGATGGCGAAGGCGTGCGTAACTCTCTCTATGTATCAGGTTGCATGTTTCACTGCGAGGGATGTTATAATGTTGCGACTTGGTCTTTTAATGCTGGCATTCCCTATACAGCAGAATTAGAAGAACAAATCATGGCAGATCTTGCTCAGCCCTATGTTCAAGGCTTGACTTTGTTAGGAGGAGAGCCCTTTCTCAATACGGGCATTCTCTTGCCACTTGTGAAACGTATCCGGAAGGAATTGCCAGACAAAGACATCTGGTCCTGGACGGGCTACACTTGGGAAGAAATGATGTTGGAGACACAAGATAAACTGGAACTTTTATCACTGATTGACATTCTTGTCGATGGACGGTATGATCGAACTAAGAGAAATCTCATGCTCCAGTTTCGAGGTTCGTCCAACCAACGAATTATCGATGTGCAAAAATCCCTCAAAAGTGGGCAAGTAGTGACTTGGGACAAGCTTAATGACGGAAAAGAAAGCTATGAACAGGTGAAGAGAGAGTAA
- a CDS encoding GNAT family acetyltransferase, producing MELRRPRLADKTAVIDMMAEFEKYQSPHDGGFWDTENFSYEDWLENNQNQEMGINLSEGWVPAIQLVAFSGKGQALGFLNLRLRLNNFLLEKGGHIGYSIRPSERGKGYAKVTLRQGLQVAKEKNIKKALVTCSVNNPASRSVILANGGILEDVRNGVERYWIEVANE from the coding sequence ATGGAACTACGCAGACCAAGATTAGCAGATAAGACAGCTGTTATAGACATGATGGCGGAATTTGAAAAATATCAGTCGCCTCACGACGGTGGTTTTTGGGATACAGAGAATTTTTCTTATGAAGACTGGTTAGAAAACAATCAGAATCAGGAAATGGGAATTAATCTGTCTGAAGGATGGGTTCCAGCAATTCAACTAGTAGCTTTTTCCGGGAAAGGTCAAGCACTTGGATTTCTTAACCTCCGATTGCGCCTCAATAACTTCCTACTAGAAAAAGGTGGCCACATTGGATACTCCATCCGACCATCTGAAAGAGGCAAGGGTTATGCTAAAGTGACTCTCCGTCAGGGTTTGCAAGTTGCTAAGGAAAAGAACATCAAGAAAGCTCTGGTGACCTGTAGCGTGAATAATCCTGCTAGCAGATCAGTCATTCTAGCAAATGGAGGGATTCTTGAAGATGTTCGTAATGGAGTTGAGCGTTATTGGATAGAGGTAGCGAATGAATAA
- a CDS encoding anaerobic ribonucleoside triphosphate reductase, which translates to MIALEEKITILPTLFVEKRDGRRVVFDVDKIDKALHKGADKVMDVTPLVEKRLNALTERIVTEIHSRFPQGVKIYEIQNIVEHELLEAKEYALAEEYITYRTQRDFERSKATDINFSIHKLLNKDQAVVNENANKDSDVFNTQRDLTAGIVGKSIGLQMLPKHVANAHQKGDIHYHDLDYSPYTPMTNCCLIDFKGMLENGFKIGNAEVESPKSIQTATAQISQIIANVASSQYGGCSADRIDEVLAPYAEKNYQKHLKDAEEWVLPDKREDYAWKKTQKDIYDAMQSLEYEINTLFTSNGQTPFTSLGFGLGTSRFEREIQKAILTIRIKGLGSEHRTAIFPKLIFTLKRDLNLEEGTPNYDIKQLALECATKRMYPDVLSYDKIVDLTGSFKVPMGCRSFLQGWKDENGVEVNSGRMNLGVVTVNLPRIALESEGDMNKFWEIFNERMNIAEDALVYRVERTKEATPANAPILYQYGAFGHRLGKEESVDQLFKNRRATVSLGYIGLYEVATVFFGNSWEHNPDAKEFTLDIIRDMKRRVEEWSDQYGYHFSIYSTPSESLTDRFCRLDTEKFGSIPDITDKEYYTNSFHYDVRKNPTPFEKLDFEKVYPEAGASGGFIHYCEYPVLQQNPKALEAVWDYAYDRVGYLGTNTPIDHCYKCDFEGDFEPTERGFACPNCGNSDPKTVDVVKRTCGYLGNPQARPMVNGRHKEIAARVKHMNGSTIKIAGHQVIN; encoded by the coding sequence ATGATTGCACTAGAAGAAAAAATTACAATTTTGCCAACTCTCTTCGTCGAGAAACGAGATGGAAGACGTGTTGTATTTGATGTGGACAAGATTGATAAAGCTCTCCACAAGGGGGCAGACAAGGTTATGGACGTGACACCCTTAGTCGAAAAACGCCTCAATGCTCTGACTGAGCGAATTGTCACAGAAATTCATAGTCGTTTTCCGCAGGGAGTTAAGATTTATGAAATCCAAAATATCGTAGAACATGAACTCCTTGAAGCCAAAGAATACGCCTTGGCTGAAGAGTATATTACTTATCGGACACAGAGGGATTTTGAGCGCTCAAAAGCGACAGATATCAACTTTAGTATCCACAAACTTCTCAACAAAGATCAAGCAGTTGTCAATGAAAATGCTAATAAAGACAGTGATGTCTTTAACACCCAGCGTGATTTGACAGCAGGGATTGTTGGAAAGTCAATCGGACTGCAAATGCTTCCTAAGCATGTAGCCAATGCCCATCAAAAAGGGGATATCCACTATCACGATTTGGACTACAGCCCCTATACCCCTATGACCAACTGCTGTTTGATTGATTTTAAAGGGATGTTGGAAAATGGTTTTAAGATTGGAAATGCAGAGGTAGAGAGTCCTAAGTCTATTCAGACTGCGACAGCTCAGATTTCCCAAATCATTGCCAACGTTGCTTCTAGCCAGTACGGAGGCTGTTCAGCTGACCGTATCGATGAGGTCTTGGCGCCTTACGCAGAGAAGAATTATCAAAAACATCTCAAAGATGCAGAAGAATGGGTCTTGCCTGACAAACGGGAAGATTACGCTTGGAAGAAAACCCAAAAAGACATCTACGATGCCATGCAATCTCTTGAGTATGAAATCAATACTCTCTTCACTTCAAATGGTCAAACACCTTTTACTTCACTAGGTTTTGGTCTGGGAACCAGTCGTTTTGAACGAGAAATTCAAAAAGCTATCTTGACCATTCGTATCAAGGGTCTTGGTTCAGAACATCGTACGGCTATCTTCCCTAAACTGATTTTTACTCTGAAAAGAGACCTCAACTTGGAAGAAGGGACTCCAAACTATGACATCAAACAGTTGGCCCTCGAGTGTGCAACCAAGCGGATGTACCCAGATGTTTTGTCCTATGATAAGATTGTTGACTTGACAGGTTCTTTCAAGGTTCCTATGGGTTGTCGTTCTTTCCTCCAAGGATGGAAGGATGAAAATGGTGTAGAAGTCAATTCGGGTCGGATGAATCTAGGTGTTGTGACGGTCAATCTTCCTCGTATTGCTCTTGAGTCTGAAGGAGACATGAATAAGTTCTGGGAAATCTTCAACGAGCGTATGAATATCGCAGAAGATGCTCTGGTTTATCGTGTCGAACGTACTAAAGAGGCGACACCAGCCAATGCTCCTATCCTTTATCAGTACGGCGCTTTTGGCCATCGTCTGGGTAAAGAAGAAAGTGTTGATCAGCTCTTTAAGAATCGTCGCGCAACCGTTTCGCTGGGCTACATCGGTTTATACGAAGTGGCTACTGTCTTCTTTGGAAATAGCTGGGAACACAATCCAGACGCCAAGGAATTTACGCTGGATATCATTCGTGATATGAAACGCCGTGTAGAAGAGTGGTCGGATCAATATGGTTACCATTTCTCAATTTATTCAACACCATCTGAAAGTCTGACAGACCGTTTCTGCCGACTAGATACAGAGAAGTTTGGCTCTATTCCGGATATTACAGATAAAGAATACTACACCAATTCTTTCCATTATGATGTTCGTAAAAATCCAACACCGTTTGAAAAATTAGATTTTGAGAAAGTCTATCCAGAAGCAGGTGCGTCAGGTGGTTTTATCCATTATTGTGAGTATCCAGTCCTCCAGCAAAATCCAAAAGCCTTGGAAGCTGTCTGGGACTATGCCTATGACCGCGTGGGCTATCTAGGAACCAATACTCCGATTGACCATTGCTACAAGTGTGACTTTGAAGGGGATTTTGAACCAACTGAAAGAGGATTTGCTTGTCCAAACTGTGGCAATAGTGATCCTAAAACCGTAGATGTGGTCAAACGAACTTGTGGCTACTTAGGTAATCCTCAAGCGAGACCTATGGTCAACGGCCGTCACAAGGAAATAGCTGCGCGTGTCAAACATATGAATGGTTCAACGATTAAAATAGCTGGGCATCAAGTAATAAATTAG
- a CDS encoding damage-inducible protein CinA produces MAVYGRIEEVSETIQSNEIENRLDRNLESNLEKEERLAFPFFRLIIGSTIATVFSVVLPLLLDMVSPSQAQDLYIGWALHQGGQLYSSYYAGQGLLYYLLLYITQGGILFALVEWLALLGGGYFLFSATDYLTGQRDQAKQLLTIFYILVSGLGFGGGYATIVALPFLFAGFSLVARYLSNPNHDKGFLRLGIFLALSFFIEPLTSLLFIVAITVGLLVFNIGHGRFIHGIYQFFTTALGFSLLFYPLGYYVIISGGFEEALSRFLYPFTSMVAFTNPQLAENALFYGLLTFGLGSFILVFLGLFQSKASRLYVISVPASFVLLFVLALLLLSREPLHGSHLILILLFLLLLLMTSIRGEHSGRIARRRRREEVPTLWKKFMRGNLYLPILVVVYLIAVPFVARFVLHPASYSEQHQVVDRIKQETSEGDQIYIWDSHVQIYKESQRLAGSMFSSPLFYTNTEENKTSLINDLKENQPKLIVVNDKVPVWSEVETLLKENYQQVKTDYSEFKVYKIK; encoded by the coding sequence ATGGCTGTATATGGCAGAATCGAAGAAGTATCCGAAACGATACAGAGTAATGAAATAGAAAATAGATTGGATAGGAATCTTGAATCGAACCTGGAAAAAGAAGAGCGCCTAGCTTTCCCGTTTTTTAGACTCATCATTGGAAGTACGATTGCGACGGTTTTTTCTGTGGTGCTTCCTTTACTTTTAGATATGGTAAGTCCTTCTCAGGCTCAGGATTTGTATATAGGGTGGGCTTTGCATCAGGGAGGACAGCTCTACAGTAGCTATTATGCTGGTCAAGGTCTTCTCTATTACTTACTACTTTACATTACCCAAGGAGGTATCCTTTTTGCCTTGGTAGAATGGCTAGCCCTCTTAGGAGGGGGGTATTTCCTTTTTTCTGCAACTGACTATCTGACGGGACAGAGGGATCAAGCCAAACAACTCCTAACAATATTTTATATTTTGGTGTCTGGTCTCGGTTTTGGCGGAGGCTATGCTACGATTGTAGCTCTTCCATTCTTATTTGCAGGCTTTTCTTTAGTAGCGCGTTATCTATCAAATCCTAACCATGACAAGGGATTTCTACGTTTGGGGATTTTCTTAGCCCTATCATTTTTCATAGAACCCCTAACTAGTCTTCTATTTATTGTAGCGATAACTGTAGGTTTATTGGTCTTTAATATTGGACATGGACGCTTTATACATGGAATTTACCAATTTTTTACGACAGCACTTGGTTTCTCTCTCCTATTTTATCCTTTAGGCTACTATGTCATCATTTCAGGAGGTTTTGAAGAGGCTTTAAGTAGATTTTTGTATCCATTTACTTCTATGGTGGCTTTTACTAATCCGCAGTTAGCAGAAAATGCTTTATTCTATGGTCTATTAACTTTTGGATTAGGAAGCTTCATCCTTGTTTTTCTGGGCTTGTTCCAATCTAAAGCATCTAGATTATATGTCATCTCAGTACCAGCTAGCTTTGTTTTATTATTTGTCCTAGCCTTACTGCTCTTGTCTCGAGAACCTCTCCACGGTTCACATTTAATTCTGATTCTTCTATTTTTGCTCCTTCTTTTGATGACCAGTATTCGTGGGGAACACTCGGGAAGGATAGCACGTCGTCGGAGAAGAGAGGAAGTTCCAACTTTATGGAAAAAATTTATGAGGGGAAATCTCTACTTACCGATTCTAGTAGTGGTTTATCTAATTGCAGTTCCTTTTGTAGCTCGTTTTGTCTTGCATCCAGCTTCTTATAGTGAGCAACATCAAGTAGTGGATAGAATAAAACAAGAGACGAGTGAGGGAGACCAAATCTATATCTGGGATTCTCATGTTCAGATCTATAAAGAAAGCCAGCGTTTGGCTGGATCCATGTTCTCATCACCTCTTTTCTACACGAATACAGAAGAAAATAAAACTAGTTTGATCAATGATTTGAAAGAAAATCAACCTAAATTGATTGTGGTGAATGACAAGGTGCCAGTCTGGTCTGAAGTAGAAACACTCTTGAAAGAAAATTACCAACAAGTAAAGACTGATTACTCAGAATTCAAAGTCTATAAAATTAAATAA
- a CDS encoding cardiolipin synthase, whose protein sequence is MKYRKFQLLMSKYGFSLLIMLLELSLVFGLFLYLGRMAPILWVILLIIMSMATIVAIVNRSMTPESKVMWLVVTFVPIIGPLLYLMFGERRLSKKEIKQLDKLGSMHFREDNSKALRQKLKEEDKAAYGVIKSLLSMDNNADVYDRTASQFFPSGESMWQHMLEDLKKAEKFIFLEYYIVEEGLMWNSILDILEQKAAQGVEVKMLYDDIGCMATLPGDYTIQLRSRGIEAHKFNKVIPRLTVAYNNRDHRKILVIDGQIAYTGGINLADEYINHVERFGYWKDSGIRLDGPGVKALTRLFLMTWYINRGEISDFDQYHLENQPCSGQGLCIPYGSGPKPIFRTQVGKKVYQSLINQATDLVYITTPYLIIDYDLTESIKNAAMRGVDVRIVTPFIPDKKLIQLITRGAYPDLLSTGVRIFEYSPGFIHSKQILVDKDFATVGTINLDYRSLLHHYENAVLLYKTESITEIQKDFQEIFSVSQEIFPHTIKNSWYQKLIKEIAQLFAPIL, encoded by the coding sequence ATGAAATATAGGAAATTTCAATTATTGATGTCCAAGTATGGCTTTAGTCTTTTGATTATGCTACTTGAGCTTTCTCTTGTTTTTGGTCTCTTTCTTTATTTAGGGCGCATGGCCCCTATTCTTTGGGTGATTCTCTTAATCATTATGAGTATGGCGACTATTGTCGCGATTGTCAATCGTTCTATGACACCTGAAAGCAAAGTAATGTGGTTAGTGGTAACTTTTGTTCCTATCATTGGCCCCCTGCTCTATCTGATGTTCGGAGAAAGGCGATTGTCCAAAAAAGAAATCAAACAGTTGGACAAACTTGGTTCGATGCATTTTCGGGAAGATAACAGTAAAGCACTCCGCCAGAAATTGAAGGAAGAGGATAAGGCGGCTTACGGGGTTATTAAATCTTTGTTGAGTATGGATAACAATGCCGATGTATATGATCGAACGGCCTCACAATTCTTTCCTTCAGGTGAAAGCATGTGGCAACATATGCTGGAAGACCTCAAGAAAGCTGAAAAGTTTATCTTTCTAGAGTACTATATTGTCGAAGAAGGTCTGATGTGGAATAGCATACTAGACATACTAGAGCAAAAGGCAGCTCAAGGTGTAGAGGTCAAGATGCTCTATGATGATATCGGCTGTATGGCGACTTTACCTGGAGACTATACTATTCAACTTCGTAGTCGAGGCATTGAAGCCCACAAATTTAACAAGGTGATTCCTCGTTTGACAGTAGCTTATAATAATCGAGACCATCGGAAAATCCTTGTCATAGATGGTCAGATAGCCTATACAGGAGGGATTAACTTAGCCGATGAGTACATCAATCATGTAGAACGCTTTGGTTATTGGAAGGATAGTGGGATTCGCTTAGATGGTCCTGGTGTCAAGGCTCTCACCCGTCTCTTTTTGATGACCTGGTATATCAATCGTGGGGAAATCAGCGATTTTGACCAGTATCACTTGGAAAATCAGCCTTGTTCTGGCCAAGGGCTCTGCATTCCTTACGGTAGTGGACCCAAGCCCATCTTCCGTACCCAGGTAGGGAAAAAAGTTTATCAAAGTTTGATTAATCAGGCTACTGATTTAGTCTATATCACAACCCCCTATTTGATTATTGACTATGACTTAACAGAGAGTATTAAAAATGCGGCCATGAGGGGTGTTGATGTCCGCATTGTAACACCTTTCATTCCGGATAAAAAATTAATCCAACTCATCACGAGAGGGGCCTATCCGGATTTGTTGTCAACAGGAGTAAGGATTTTTGAGTATAGTCCAGGCTTTATCCACAGTAAACAAATCCTAGTGGATAAGGATTTTGCTACAGTTGGAACCATTAACTTAGATTATAGAAGTTTGCTTCACCATTATGAAAATGCAGTCTTGCTATATAAAACAGAATCAATCACAGAGATTCAAAAAGATTTTCAAGAGATTTTTTCAGTATCGCAAGAAATTTTCCCTCATACGATAAAAAATAGCTGGTATCAAAAATTGATTAAGGAAATTGCCCAGTTATTTGCCCCAATCTTATAA